In Oncorhynchus clarkii lewisi isolate Uvic-CL-2024 chromosome 24, UVic_Ocla_1.0, whole genome shotgun sequence, one DNA window encodes the following:
- the LOC139382954 gene encoding crystallin, beta A1a, translating to MALTTPNPMGPWKITVYDQENFQGKRMEFTASCQNIMECGVDNIRSLKVECGAWVGYEHSSFSGQQFVLERGEYPRWESWSGSNAYHIERLMSFRPVCSANHKESKIVVFERENFIGKQWEMNDDYPSLQAMGWGNNEIGSMQVQSGAWVCYQFPGYRGYQYIMECDRHGGEYKHYREWGSHAQTFQVQSLRRIQQ from the exons ATGGCGCTGACTACTCCTAACCCAATGGGACCATGGAAG ATCACAGTCTACGACCAGGAGAACTTCCAGGGAAAGCGTATGGAGTTCACTGCTTCCTGCCAGAACATCATGGAGTGTGGCGTGGACAACATTCGCTCACTGAAGGTCGAGTGTGGAGC ctGGGTTGGGTACGAGCACTCCAGCTTCTCTGGGCAGCAGTTTGTGTTGGAGCGTGGAGAGTACCCTCGCTGGGAGTCCTGGAGTGGCAGCAACGCCTACCACATTGAGAGGTTGATGTCCTTCCGCCCAGTCTGCTCTGCC AACCATAAGGAGTCCAAGATTGTGGTGTTTGAAAGGGAGAACTTCATTGGCAAGCAGTGGGAGATGAACGATGACTACCCCTCCCTGCAGGCCATGGGCTGGGGCAACAACGAGATCGGATCCATGCAGGTCCAGAGTGGAGC CTGGGTATGCTACCAGTTCCCCGGTTACCGTGGCTACCAGTACATCATGGAGTGCGACCGTCATGGCGGAGAGTACAAACACTACAGGGAGTGGGGCTCCCACGCTCAGACCTTCCAGGTCCAGTCTCTGCGTCGCATCCAGCAGTGA
- the LOC139382912 gene encoding beta-crystallin B3-like: MYIYPYSGGLIPTLRLIHLDVHSSLVPDKQPLDSTMSHSGAQGSIGSHPAMGLRAHKMYLFEFENFQGRMMECITECRNLCEKGFEKIGSIRVECGPWVGYEQQNLSGEMFMLEKGEYPRWDTWSNSYRCDRFMSVRPVRMDTQDHKICLFECNNFEGRKMEVCDEDIPSLWSYGFQDRVASIQVTGGTWVGYQYPGYRGYQYVFECAVFKHWNEWGAHHPQIQSIRRVRDMQTHRRGCFEWTV, encoded by the exons atgtatatatatcccTACTCTGGGGGCCTGATTCCAACTCTTAGGCTTATCCATCTGGATGTCCATTCCTCCCTTGTACCTGACAAGCAGCCACTTG ATTCGACCATGTCCCACTCTGGAGCCCAGGGCAGCATTGGGAGCCACCCAGCCATGGGGCTGCGTGCCCACAAA ATGTACCTGTTTGAGTTTGAGAACTTCCAGGGTCGTATGATGGAGTGCATCACTGAGTGCCGTAACCTGTGTGAGAAGGGCTTCGAGAAGATCGGCTCCATCAGGGTGGAGTGTGGACC CTGGGTGGGCTATGAGCAGCAGAACCTGAGTGGAGAGATGTTCATGCTGGAGAAGGGAGAGTACCCCCGCTGGGATACCTGGAGCAACAGCTATAGGTGTGACCGCTTCATGTCCGTCAGGCCTGTTCGCATG GACACCCAGGACCACAAGATATGCCTATTTGAGTGTAATAACTTTGAGGGCCGTAAGATGGAAGTTTGTGATGAGGATATCCCGAGTCTGTGGTCCTATGGCTTCCAGGACCGTGTGGCCAGCATCCAGGTCACTGGTGGAAC TTGGGTTGGCTATCAGTACCCCGGTTACCGTGGCTACCAGTACGTGTTCGAGTGCGCCGTCTTCAAGCATTGGAACGAGTGGGGCGCCCACCATCCCCAGATCCAGTCCATCCGTAGAGTGAGGGATATGCAGACACATCGCAGAGGCTGCTTTGAGTGGACCGTCTAG